A single genomic interval of Theropithecus gelada isolate Dixy chromosome 16, Tgel_1.0, whole genome shotgun sequence harbors:
- the CCL16 gene encoding C-C motif chemokine 16, giving the protein MKVSEAALSLLLLILIITSASCSQPKVPEWVNTPSTCCLKFYEKVLPRRLVVGYRKALNCNLPAIIFITKRNREVCTNPSDDWVQEYIKNPNLPLLPSRNLATVKIITAKND; this is encoded by the exons ATGAAGGTCTCCGAGGCTGCcctgtctctcctcctcctcatccttatCATTACTTCTGCTTCTTGCAGCCAGCCAA AAGTTCCTGAGTGGGTGAACACCCCATCCACCTGCTGCCTGAAGTTTTATGAGAAAGTGTTGCCAAGGAGACTGGTGGTGGGATACAGAAAGGCCCTCAACTGTAACCTGCCAGCAATCAT CTTCATCACCAAAAGGAACCGAGAAGTCTGCACCAACCCCAGTGACGACTGGGTCCAAGAGTACATCAAGAATCCCAACCTACCTTTGCTGCCCTCCAGGAACTTGGCCACGGTTAAAATTATTACAGCAAAGAATGACTAA